From Vallitalea longa, one genomic window encodes:
- a CDS encoding ABC transporter permease has translation MTKFILKRIFMACITIFIITFAVFVVIQLPPGDYVDTIVTNMIAEGETVTQDEVELLKEMYGVDKPILEQYFSWLTGIFKGDWGISFYYNQEVLSKIGEVLGNTLLLSFVTMLFTYLVSIPIAIYAAKHQYSIGDYIFTFIGFLGMAIPNFLFAIVLMFASYKWFGKPLMGLFPEGGITSWASFVDFLSHLIIPIIVIGTGGTCSLIRIVRAQMLDEQEKPYVLCTRAKGVSESTITYKYAMRSVLNPIVAGLGPMISNIFTGSTITAIVLMLPTQGPILLKALQSQDVYLSGGILLISATLVVLGTLLSDILLAVLDPRIKHMEESK, from the coding sequence ATGACAAAATTTATTCTTAAAAGAATATTTATGGCTTGTATAACGATTTTTATTATTACATTTGCTGTTTTTGTGGTTATACAGCTTCCGCCTGGTGATTATGTTGATACTATAGTTACTAATATGATTGCTGAAGGGGAAACGGTAACTCAAGATGAGGTAGAATTATTGAAAGAAATGTATGGTGTTGATAAACCAATTTTAGAACAATACTTTAGTTGGCTTACAGGGATATTTAAAGGTGATTGGGGAATATCTTTTTATTATAACCAAGAGGTTCTATCTAAGATTGGAGAAGTTTTAGGTAATACATTATTATTATCTTTTGTAACAATGTTATTTACTTATTTAGTTTCTATTCCTATAGCCATATATGCTGCTAAACACCAATATTCAATTGGAGATTATATTTTTACATTTATTGGATTCTTAGGAATGGCAATACCGAATTTTTTATTTGCAATTGTTTTAATGTTTGCTTCGTACAAGTGGTTCGGAAAACCACTTATGGGATTATTTCCAGAGGGTGGTATAACCTCGTGGGCATCATTTGTAGATTTTTTATCACATTTAATTATACCAATTATTGTTATTGGAACAGGTGGAACTTGTAGTTTGATTCGTATTGTTCGTGCACAAATGTTAGATGAACAAGAAAAACCATATGTACTATGTACTAGAGCAAAAGGAGTAAGTGAAAGTACGATTACGTATAAATATGCCATGAGATCTGTACTTAATCCAATAGTAGCTGGATTAGGACCTATGATTTCAAACATTTTTACTGGTTCAACTATTACTGCAATTGTGTTAATGCTTCCAACTCAAGGACCAATACTTTTGAAAGCGCTTCAATCTCAAGATGTATATTTATCAGGTGGTATTTTATTAATATCTGCTACATTAGTAGTTTTGGGAACATTATTATCGGACATACTGTTAGCAGTATTGGATCCTAGAATAAAACATATGGAGGAAAGTAAATAA
- a CDS encoding ABC transporter substrate-binding protein yields MFKKICTFMLVCIMTISMIGCSSTPKETTSDEENDVDTNISNSDTTELQKEAPMLAEKVKAGELPSLEYRLPITEDVMVESDIEELGIYGGNIVTTTHDHAHWTWGPYTEQSMFRFKQDGSGEVEPNVCKDFHANEDSTVWTIELREGMKWSDGEPFTADDVLFYYNHMSTPALNADRTPVNVGDENYYNAFTSKPYRCYYVIKDEKNYWAEFEKVDDYELTITFAAPKPNFPEAVAVDNKWMFAPKHVYKDFVARKDGVTDDETFPLITEEEALANANKTLEKQWDSYTTMGKGVGYYNWDYYQIPQLRSFIATKNNWDKVGETYELVRNPYFWKTDSEGRQLPYVDSIKIQIINELDQVTLKAVAGEFNFLLMKPEQYSTIASSTKDTHRVSKWSDVTWAQFGFCLNPTHKDLDKRKLYQDKRFRQALSIAVDRNLLNSTLANNQLEPWQLSPAKGMLGYDEEWSKKWTEYDVEKANKILDDITEPWVGKQGTYRKMKGTDKEVELLFYISEDKMKENAEFLSLLQSAYKKIGVKVSSKIEADISKMDLANDHDTSIRLPYGATPVLRPDSMVPMRNYEAWYGAYGKWYEDNKSEVNGGIEPTGDMLELVKAYENIITATGTDRNKVVSETAQKIYDLHKENIWGIGFLSPAPARFLIGNDLKNYPDGLVLADEFRFENLARFEQAYIVK; encoded by the coding sequence ATGTTTAAGAAAATATGTACGTTTATGTTGGTATGTATCATGACTATTAGTATGATTGGGTGTAGTTCCACACCGAAAGAGACAACTTCTGATGAAGAAAACGATGTTGATACTAATATTTCAAATAGTGATACTACAGAATTACAAAAAGAGGCACCAATGTTAGCTGAAAAAGTAAAAGCTGGAGAACTTCCTAGTCTTGAATATCGTTTACCTATTACCGAAGATGTCATGGTGGAGTCAGATATTGAAGAACTAGGTATATATGGTGGAAATATTGTTACTACAACTCATGATCATGCTCATTGGACATGGGGACCTTACACTGAGCAGAGTATGTTCCGGTTTAAACAGGATGGTTCTGGTGAAGTAGAACCAAATGTATGTAAAGATTTTCATGCTAATGAAGATAGTACCGTATGGACAATTGAACTTAGGGAAGGTATGAAATGGTCTGATGGGGAACCTTTTACAGCTGATGATGTTCTTTTCTATTATAATCATATGTCAACACCTGCATTAAATGCTGATAGAACACCTGTTAATGTTGGTGATGAAAATTATTATAATGCGTTTACATCAAAACCTTATCGTTGTTACTATGTAATAAAAGATGAAAAAAACTATTGGGCTGAATTTGAAAAAGTGGATGATTATGAATTAACAATTACTTTTGCAGCACCAAAGCCAAATTTTCCAGAAGCTGTAGCAGTAGATAATAAATGGATGTTTGCTCCTAAACATGTCTATAAAGATTTTGTTGCCCGTAAAGATGGTGTAACAGATGATGAAACTTTTCCTCTCATAACAGAAGAAGAAGCTCTTGCTAATGCGAATAAAACACTTGAAAAGCAATGGGATTCATATACGACTATGGGAAAAGGTGTAGGATACTATAATTGGGATTATTATCAAATACCTCAATTAAGAAGTTTTATTGCCACAAAGAACAATTGGGACAAAGTTGGCGAAACATATGAATTAGTTAGAAATCCATATTTTTGGAAAACAGATAGCGAAGGTAGACAATTACCATATGTGGATAGTATTAAAATTCAGATCATCAATGAGCTTGATCAAGTAACTCTAAAAGCGGTAGCTGGAGAATTTAACTTTCTACTAATGAAACCAGAACAATATTCAACAATAGCAAGTTCTACAAAAGATACCCATAGAGTATCTAAATGGAGTGATGTAACATGGGCTCAATTTGGTTTTTGTTTAAATCCAACTCATAAAGATTTAGATAAAAGAAAATTATATCAAGATAAACGTTTTAGACAAGCGTTATCTATAGCAGTGGATAGAAACTTGTTGAATTCAACCTTGGCAAATAATCAACTAGAACCTTGGCAATTGTCACCTGCAAAAGGTATGCTTGGCTACGATGAAGAATGGTCTAAAAAATGGACAGAATATGATGTGGAAAAAGCAAATAAAATACTTGATGATATAACAGAACCATGGGTTGGAAAACAAGGAACTTATCGTAAAATGAAGGGAACTGATAAAGAGGTAGAATTACTTTTCTATATTAGTGAAGATAAAATGAAAGAAAATGCAGAGTTTTTATCATTATTGCAATCAGCTTATAAGAAAATCGGTGTAAAAGTTAGTAGCAAGATAGAAGCAGATATTTCAAAAATGGATTTAGCTAATGATCATGACACATCCATTCGATTACCTTATGGTGCTACACCTGTTTTGCGTCCTGATTCAATGGTTCCAATGAGAAATTATGAGGCTTGGTATGGAGCTTATGGTAAATGGTATGAGGATAACAAATCAGAAGTTAACGGAGGAATTGAACCTACGGGAGATATGTTAGAGTTAGTTAAAGCTTATGAAAACATTATAACTGCTACTGGCACTGATAGAAATAAAGTAGTTTCTGAAACTGCACAAAAAATATATGACTTACATAAAGAAAATATTTGGGGTATTGGATTTTTATCACCTGCTCCTGCTAGATTTCTTATTGGCAATGATTTGAAAAATTACCCAGATGGTTTAGTGCTTGCAGATGAATTTAGATTTGAAAATCTTGCTAGATTTGAACAAGCGTATATAGTTAAGTAG
- a CDS encoding MgtC/SapB family protein: MEPYEVGVRLLLAIIVGGLIGYEREFKNRPAGFRTHILVSVGATVISLIQIEMIENTKKMIMENPILASSLKADIGRMGAQVITGIGFLGAGTIIREKGLVKGLTTAASVWVVSCIGLAIGLGMYFISLASLIAVLIALIILKRVEKKFIDQFQNIDFEISYNTEDNFREKAQKYFKRKNVKVRNIKYMDIQEDESIKTKYKTTVYTVEVPRYIKGSKIVQDLCQYTGAIEVREITN, translated from the coding sequence ATGGAGCCATATGAAGTAGGAGTCAGATTGTTACTTGCGATTATTGTGGGAGGGTTGATTGGTTATGAACGAGAATTCAAGAATAGACCTGCTGGATTTCGTACTCATATATTAGTTTCTGTAGGTGCAACTGTAATTTCCCTTATTCAAATTGAAATGATTGAAAATACAAAAAAAATGATTATGGAGAATCCTATTCTAGCATCATCATTAAAAGCGGATATTGGAAGGATGGGTGCACAAGTAATAACGGGAATAGGCTTTCTTGGAGCAGGAACAATTATCCGTGAAAAGGGATTGGTTAAGGGACTAACGACAGCTGCATCCGTTTGGGTCGTATCTTGTATTGGATTAGCTATTGGGTTAGGTATGTATTTTATAAGTCTTGCTTCTTTGATAGCAGTATTAATTGCCCTCATTATCTTAAAGCGTGTGGAGAAGAAATTCATTGACCAATTTCAAAATATTGATTTTGAAATTTCATATAACACAGAAGATAATTTTCGAGAAAAGGCACAAAAATATTTTAAAAGAAAAAATGTCAAGGTAAGAAATATTAAATATATGGATATCCAAGAGGATGAATCCATAAAAACAAAATATAAAACAACAGTGTATACGGTAGAGGTTCCAAGATATATAAAAGGATCAAAGATTGTTCAAGATTTATGTCAATATACAGGGGCAATCGAGGTTAGAGAGATTACTAATTAA
- a CDS encoding AraC family transcriptional regulator: protein MFENNIIQISNRSTTNINLHIYYCGSEECSPNQSWGSKVVDHFLIYYIHEGKGILQVNNVSYDLHEGQGFLVSPNTVTYFVADNDEPWKYSWVGFSGNIATEYLYRANLSVNSPTYTDKNDDDFLEECFNNMIEFAKFGLGHNRYCKMMAVLYNIIAYLRDIADKEAVKEKLIDSEFYYVRKALEFIKMNFSKEISIAEISRYVNIDRKYLHHVFKNNLNMSPQKYVINYRMKKACEIMKNSMLSISGIARSVGYKDQFQFSKMFKKTIGISPSQYKRNLKNDNSSTNENKDNQIRLLNQIIEQKDREINELKQFINDHYNPII, encoded by the coding sequence ATGTTTGAAAACAATATAATTCAAATATCTAATAGATCCACAACAAATATAAATTTACATATCTATTACTGTGGTTCAGAAGAGTGCAGTCCCAATCAATCTTGGGGTTCAAAAGTTGTAGATCATTTCTTGATTTATTACATCCATGAAGGTAAAGGAATTCTTCAAGTGAATAATGTTAGTTATGATCTTCATGAAGGGCAAGGTTTTTTAGTTTCTCCTAATACGGTAACATACTTTGTTGCGGATAATGATGAGCCTTGGAAATATTCTTGGGTAGGATTTTCAGGTAATATTGCAACAGAATATTTATATCGAGCTAATTTATCCGTGAACAGTCCAACGTATACAGATAAAAATGATGATGACTTTTTGGAAGAATGTTTTAATAATATGATAGAGTTTGCCAAGTTTGGATTAGGTCATAATAGATACTGTAAAATGATGGCTGTCTTATACAATATAATCGCATATCTGAGAGATATAGCAGATAAGGAGGCTGTAAAAGAAAAACTAATAGATAGCGAATTCTATTATGTAAGAAAAGCATTGGAATTCATCAAAATGAATTTTTCTAAGGAAATATCAATAGCAGAGATATCAAGATATGTAAATATCGATAGAAAATATCTGCATCATGTATTTAAAAACAATCTGAATATGTCTCCGCAGAAATATGTTATTAACTATAGGATGAAAAAAGCATGTGAAATCATGAAAAACAGTATGTTATCCATATCCGGCATAGCACGTTCTGTAGGATATAAAGACCAGTTTCAGTTTTCGAAGATGTTTAAGAAAACGATAGGTATATCACCTAGCCAATACAAGAGAAATCTAAAAAATGATAATTCATCAACTAATGAAAACAAAGACAACCAGATCAGACTTCTTAATCAAATTATAGAGCAAAAAGATAGAGAGATAAATGAATTGAAACAATTTATCAACGACCATTATAATCCTATTATATGA
- a CDS encoding S-layer homology domain-containing protein: MKRILSTIIILVLLSSNQIFAETTEVGEETIKGVHTEGIIDDGEKQAEMLKTLGLFKGTSNGFELDRGLKRVEAAVMLVRLLSEEEQALAGEWSHPFDDVPEWADPYVGWLYESGLTKGISGTKYGSSMDITFEQYALFLRRVQADDDQWTESIATEEEAKSFSENITFTRYTAVTLTTRFLTLTYYRNDNWTYNMARFFIEKGYFSVEELIRGSEGVISPTYVIEEDDKIHKRILDVDTLSSEIGNIKDTISTDNNVDYFYAKGFDEDKVYLYRIDKNTLDETLVLTRDANEYFSWDYEYGMSIDEVDYIFEIDREEKQSKLLAVREGEVSETISNLRENEFAFYPFENGNYFISQNVMVVEGKDGYYYIDNQEIRFHSLEVDTSILSFEGKCLITETINESMTKIMCIRADDADIIDSYSVSQDIPNEPYEGRSIKYVKDCEFYGEAGYYVLRDDRLMQITDRPALDIIHNDSSNEYIILTHEPGVRIHTMIGNGGNEIVSIDDKGNEKVLLSNEPKHGIDIFEFSDEATEEDILFESRTEVGMGHSDIFYYKLLPSQDIEDNYDEGQAQIVVVDYCAGRPEMEAEGYVKEYVDKKQKILDELGY, encoded by the coding sequence ATGAAAAGAATTTTATCAACGATAATTATTTTAGTATTATTGTCCAGTAATCAAATATTTGCCGAAACTACAGAAGTTGGTGAAGAAACCATAAAGGGAGTTCATACAGAAGGAATAATCGATGATGGTGAGAAACAGGCAGAAATGCTAAAAACTCTAGGATTGTTCAAAGGCACTTCCAATGGATTTGAATTGGACAGAGGATTAAAAAGAGTTGAAGCGGCAGTTATGTTAGTAAGGCTACTGTCAGAAGAAGAACAAGCACTTGCTGGAGAGTGGTCCCATCCATTTGATGATGTACCCGAGTGGGCTGACCCATACGTAGGTTGGTTATATGAGAGTGGATTGACCAAAGGAATCAGTGGAACGAAATACGGTAGTTCAATGGATATCACTTTTGAACAATATGCACTTTTTCTAAGACGTGTACAAGCTGATGACGACCAATGGACTGAGAGTATTGCAACTGAAGAAGAAGCGAAATCATTCAGTGAGAATATTACTTTCACTAGATATACAGCTGTCACATTGACTACTAGATTTTTGACATTGACATATTATCGTAATGATAATTGGACTTATAATATGGCACGTTTCTTTATTGAAAAAGGATATTTTTCTGTTGAGGAATTGATTAGAGGGTCTGAAGGTGTTATATCTCCTACATATGTCATTGAAGAGGATGATAAGATTCATAAAAGGATTTTGGATGTAGATACCCTTAGCTCTGAAATAGGAAATATTAAAGACACTATAAGTACTGATAATAATGTGGATTATTTTTATGCAAAGGGTTTTGATGAAGATAAGGTTTATCTTTATAGAATTGATAAAAATACTTTAGATGAGACTCTAGTATTGACAAGAGATGCTAATGAGTATTTTTCATGGGATTATGAATATGGTATGTCAATAGATGAAGTGGATTACATTTTTGAGATAGATAGAGAAGAAAAGCAATCAAAATTACTTGCTGTTAGGGAGGGTGAGGTCTCAGAGACTATATCTAATCTAAGAGAGAATGAATTTGCTTTTTATCCTTTTGAGAATGGCAATTACTTTATATCACAAAATGTAATGGTGGTAGAAGGGAAGGATGGATATTATTATATTGATAATCAGGAGATAAGGTTTCATTCTCTTGAGGTTGATACAAGTATTCTATCTTTTGAGGGTAAGTGTTTGATAACGGAAACAATTAATGAATCAATGACAAAAATTATGTGTATCAGGGCAGATGATGCTGATATAATCGATTCCTATAGTGTGTCACAAGATATACCCAACGAGCCCTATGAAGGAAGAAGTATAAAATATGTAAAAGACTGTGAATTCTATGGAGAAGCAGGGTATTATGTGTTGAGAGATGATAGACTGATGCAAATTACGGATCGACCCGCATTGGACATTATTCATAATGATAGTAGCAATGAATATATTATATTGACTCATGAACCGGGTGTAAGGATTCATACTATGATTGGAAATGGGGGGAATGAAATAGTATCAATAGATGATAAGGGAAATGAGAAAGTATTATTATCTAATGAACCAAAGCATGGTATTGATATATTCGAGTTCTCAGATGAGGCAACTGAAGAAGACATATTGTTTGAAAGCAGAACCGAAGTTGGTATGGGACATTCAGATATTTTTTATTATAAATTACTGCCATCCCAAGATATAGAAGATAATTATGACGAAGGTCAGGCACAAATAGTAGTTGTGGATTATTGTGCAGGACGTCCAGAAATGGAAGCTGAAGGATATGTTAAAGAATACGTAGATAAAAAGCAGAAGATTCTTGATGAATTAGGATATTAG
- a CDS encoding DeoR/GlpR family DNA-binding transcription regulator → MAKKITEVEEYIFKNKEVKVQELMEVFKLSESTVRRYINQLLSDDKIQKEYGYVTANINDNLINIKARIDHLSDKKILISDLAEPYIKDRDTIFVDSGTTHMHLAEIMESKKDLTIVTNNLLFAIKVIDTDLDVNLIMIPGSVNRKTISATGDAAMRFIDDFYFDKSFITASGVSLENGLSNRTLPECDIKRKIISRSRLNFAMVDDTKFNQIYPFSFGDIGDFDYLFTNKKPDEKYIDYIKTVKTKIKWS, encoded by the coding sequence TTGGCGAAAAAAATTACTGAAGTAGAAGAATATATTTTTAAGAACAAAGAAGTAAAAGTTCAAGAATTGATGGAGGTCTTCAAACTTTCTGAGAGTACAGTAAGAAGATATATCAATCAATTATTGTCCGATGACAAGATACAAAAAGAATACGGATATGTAACAGCGAATATTAATGATAATCTGATTAATATAAAAGCAAGGATTGACCATCTTTCAGATAAAAAGATCTTAATTTCAGATTTAGCGGAACCTTATATAAAAGATAGGGATACCATATTTGTTGATTCAGGTACAACTCATATGCATCTGGCTGAAATTATGGAATCAAAAAAAGATTTGACTATAGTCACTAACAATCTTTTGTTCGCTATAAAAGTTATTGATACAGATTTGGATGTTAACCTAATAATGATACCGGGTAGTGTAAACAGAAAAACTATATCAGCAACTGGTGATGCTGCAATGAGATTCATCGATGATTTCTATTTTGATAAATCATTCATTACTGCAAGTGGTGTTTCTCTAGAAAATGGATTATCCAATAGAACATTGCCTGAATGTGATATCAAGCGAAAAATCATCAGTAGGAGCAGATTGAATTTCGCTATGGTGGATGATACCAAATTCAATCAGATATATCCATTTTCATTTGGAGATATAGGTGATTTCGATTATCTGTTCACCAATAAGAAACCTGATGAGAAATATATTGATTATATAAAAACTGTGAAGACTAAGATCAAGTGGTCTTAA
- the pdxA gene encoding 4-hydroxythreonine-4-phosphate dehydrogenase PdxA: protein MKVKPIILTMGDPAGIGPEIILSCFKDKDVNKIPVVVFGDMKVLSMIKDRIGITGYELNKIDTIEEANYSSEILNVLDFDNIEMEKYNIGQLSSMCGHAAYEYIISAIQHVKDEKARAVTTAPINKEALHMAGHNFPGHTEIFATQCGTKDYAMHLYDEKLSIIHVSTHVSLEDAIKTLSKDRVKKVIELAHDNMKKILKREPRIAVAGINPHSSENGLFGNQEEKIITPAIEEMKHLNVVGPIPPDTVFYRGIKGEFDIVVAMYHDQGHIPFKMYAFESGVNTSAGLSVLRTSVDHGTAFDIAGKGIANSISMVNAIKLADKLTN, encoded by the coding sequence ATGAAAGTTAAACCAATCATTTTGACAATGGGAGACCCTGCTGGTATAGGGCCAGAAATCATATTAAGCTGTTTCAAGGATAAAGATGTAAATAAAATACCAGTTGTTGTATTCGGTGATATGAAAGTACTATCAATGATAAAAGATAGAATTGGTATTACTGGATATGAATTAAATAAGATAGATACAATAGAAGAAGCAAATTATTCAAGTGAGATACTTAATGTATTGGATTTTGATAATATTGAAATGGAAAAATATAATATAGGCCAGTTAAGTAGTATGTGTGGACATGCAGCTTATGAGTATATAATCTCGGCTATACAACATGTTAAGGATGAAAAAGCTAGGGCTGTAACAACTGCACCAATCAATAAAGAAGCTTTGCACATGGCTGGTCACAATTTTCCTGGTCACACAGAAATATTCGCTACACAATGCGGAACTAAAGATTATGCTATGCATCTATATGATGAAAAGCTATCTATCATTCATGTGTCTACGCACGTATCTCTTGAAGATGCAATTAAAACATTGTCAAAAGATCGTGTCAAGAAAGTTATAGAACTTGCACATGATAATATGAAAAAAATATTGAAGAGAGAACCTAGAATAGCTGTTGCAGGAATCAACCCTCATTCAAGTGAAAATGGTTTGTTCGGAAATCAAGAAGAAAAAATAATAACTCCTGCAATTGAGGAAATGAAACATCTCAACGTTGTAGGACCTATTCCACCTGATACAGTATTCTACAGAGGCATCAAAGGTGAATTTGACATCGTTGTAGCAATGTATCATGACCAAGGACATATTCCTTTCAAAATGTATGCATTCGAATCAGGTGTGAATACTTCTGCAGGACTATCGGTATTGCGAACTTCTGTGGACCATGGAACAGCATTCGATATAGCAGGCAAAGGAATAGCCAATTCCATAAGTATGGTAAATGCCATAAAACTAGCTGATAAACTGACTAACTAA
- a CDS encoding four-carbon acid sugar kinase family protein: protein MKLAIIADDFTGSNDTGVQFAKKGLQTVVTTNINELMSNITDNDVVVFDTESRFDDKVTAYEKVYKISKKIKQLDNVLVYKKLDSTFRGNIGSEIDGCMQGMGYDFAVVIPALPSNGRKTIEGHVKVNGKFLQETEIAKDPKTPVNQSYIPDIIANQCQRKVEVITKDYDYTEEKLLEKLIELRNEGTEIVVFDAESDIDLKMLSEMISKLDSQFIIVGTAGLAEYITDAFQLKIRKSILSIIGSVSDVTREQIIYAYTSHDFDIIDISIQDFFEDDRKEKILQNILQLINDKKDIVIRTAKDKKDIQTACEYAEEKGLNKYETSDFIAKGLGEITGEILNEASNDLSGLFITGGDTLIKIANYLNIEGMKIIDEVLPAIPMGRFVHEKYCDIHVVTKAGAFGNKETFSDILDYLR, encoded by the coding sequence ATGAAGTTGGCTATAATTGCAGACGATTTTACTGGTTCAAATGATACAGGAGTCCAATTTGCTAAGAAAGGATTGCAAACTGTTGTTACAACTAATATCAATGAATTGATGAGTAATATAACAGATAATGATGTAGTAGTATTTGATACAGAAAGTAGATTTGATGATAAGGTTACCGCATATGAAAAAGTATATAAAATATCTAAGAAAATAAAACAATTAGATAATGTATTGGTGTATAAGAAATTAGATTCCACATTCAGAGGTAATATTGGGTCTGAGATTGATGGATGCATGCAGGGTATGGGATACGATTTTGCTGTTGTAATCCCTGCATTACCTTCTAATGGTAGAAAAACCATAGAGGGTCATGTAAAAGTTAATGGTAAGTTTTTACAGGAAACAGAAATAGCCAAAGACCCGAAAACACCTGTGAATCAATCATATATTCCAGATATAATTGCTAATCAATGTCAGAGGAAAGTTGAAGTCATTACTAAGGACTACGATTATACAGAAGAAAAACTCTTAGAAAAACTTATAGAACTAAGAAATGAAGGAACTGAAATTGTAGTTTTTGATGCAGAGTCTGACATTGATCTGAAAATGCTTTCTGAAATGATATCCAAGCTCGACTCACAGTTTATTATTGTAGGGACAGCAGGACTTGCTGAATATATTACGGATGCTTTTCAATTGAAGATACGTAAATCAATATTATCGATAATAGGAAGTGTTAGTGATGTTACAAGAGAACAAATCATTTATGCTTACACAAGTCATGATTTTGATATAATTGATATTTCTATACAAGATTTTTTTGAAGATGATAGAAAAGAGAAAATTCTACAGAATATTCTACAGTTGATAAATGATAAGAAAGATATCGTCATACGTACTGCAAAAGATAAGAAAGACATACAAACAGCATGTGAATATGCAGAAGAAAAAGGTCTTAATAAGTACGAAACCAGTGATTTCATCGCAAAAGGATTAGGTGAGATTACAGGTGAAATATTAAATGAAGCAAGCAATGATTTATCGGGGTTATTCATTACAGGTGGTGATACATTAATTAAAATAGCCAATTATCTCAATATCGAAGGCATGAAGATAATTGACGAAGTTCTTCCAGCGATACCTATGGGAAGATTCGTACATGAAAAGTACTGCGATATACATGTAGTAACTAAGGCGGGAGCTTTCGGTAACAAAGAAACATTTAGTGATATATTAGATTATTTGAGGTGA